One Eriocheir sinensis breed Jianghai 21 chromosome 70, ASM2467909v1, whole genome shotgun sequence genomic region harbors:
- the LOC126988737 gene encoding mucin-2-like isoform X2: MDGVTPAWLLFLVTCCWQRADSFPSTTPYSLMDTNSPSSAVDPLPSTPPDTPPKDTNSPSSAVDPLPSTPPDTPPKDTNSPSSAVDPLPSTPPVTPPKDTNSPSSAVDPLPSTPPVTPPKDTNSPSSAVDPLPSTPPVTPPKDTNSPSSAVDPLPSTPPDTTPKDTNSPSSAVDPLPSTPPDTTPKETNSPSSAVDPLPSTPPDTTPKDTNSPSSAVDPLPSTPPDTTPKETNSPSSAVDPLPSTPPVTPPKDTNSPSSAVDHLPSTPPDTTPKETNSPSSAVDPLPSTPPDTTPKDTNSPSSAVDPLPSTPPDTTPKDTNSPSSAVDPLPSTPPDTTPKDTNSPSSAVDPLPSTPPDTTPKETNSPSSAVDPLPSTPPVTPPKDTNSPSSAVDPLPSTPPDTTPKDTNSPSSAVDPLPSTPPDTTPKDTNSPSSAVDPLPSTPPDTTPKKTNSHSSLVDLFSSTPPDTPPKDTNSPSISKRSTSSFSKRSSSLSLLSSSTTTTTPLTDPTTTTTPTATSRTTTTSTTPTETSRTTTTSTTPTENCTIIKTSCTNHTTTETFYITPETSYITPETSYRTPETSYRTPETSYRTPEPSNTTPETSNTTLETSNTTPETFNITPETFNITTETCKTIKNCCTTTQPSNTTTQPSDTTTKPSDTTTKPFDTTTQPSDTTTKPSDTTIQPSNTTTQPSNTTTQPSNTTTQPSDTTTKPSDTTTKPSDTTNETCTVTEICTTIKTCTTNGTCTTNGTSCITTEPSRTTTEPSKTTTETSDSTTESSETTTETSDSTTTTPTTTSTSHIPSTASTTTAPPLTFPPPTPASTATETALWIVTAFVFLIGVVIVVGAYLYYSRKYRPIGRAESFELPLVVPAPPDVSVERRILLSDLTDTVQKLFAQGHIGMTREYAELKSISSAKSTSISMLPDNKYKNRYFNILPYDESRVVLKEYPRVPGSDFINANYIHGYSVAREYIACQGPLGHTVDDFWRMVWEKNVHVIVMVTQCIEGQKEKCSQYWPDPDQSYTARYGSLSVKNMEEQKHRTGGFLHRKLHLSKGMQKHKSRLVHHFHFTSWPDMGCPATPDQLINFVKIVKTTTPKNCSHVAVHCSAGVGRTGTFIALNNLMEELHDQTSIDIFHAVYRMRLNRTNMVQTEAQYAFLYKCVLKYYLDESGKSDSWPDIKRRLENKDNIPDVITGTLKEAVRIPEEDEEEEEEEEEEEEVEVLVNV, translated from the exons ATGGACGGCGTGACCCCTGCCTGGTTGCTCTTCCTGGTGACCTGTTGCTGGCAGAGAGCGGACTCCTTCCCCTCTACTACTCCGTACTCCCTCATGGACACCAACTCCCCTTCTTCAGCAGTGGATCCCTTGCCTTCTACTCCTCCTGACACTCCCCCGAAGGACACCAACTCCCCTTCTTCAGCAGTGGATCCCTTGCCTTCTACTCCTCCTGACACTCCCCCGAAGGACACCAACTCCCCTTCTTCAGCAGTGGATCCCTTGCCTTCTACTCCTCCTGTCACTCCCCCGAAGGACACCAACTCCCCTTCTTCAGCAGTGGATCCCTTGCCTTCTACTCCTCCTGTCACTCCCCCGAAGGACACCAACTCCCCTTCTTCAGCAGTGGATCCCTTGCCTTCTACTCCTCCTGTCACTCCCCCGAAGGACACCAACTCCCCTTCTTCAGCAGTGGATCCCTTGCCTTCTACTCCTCCTGACACTACCCCGAAGGACACCAACTCCCCTTCTTCAGCAGTGGATCCTTTGCCTTCTACTCCTCCTGACACTACCCCGAAGGAGACCAACTCCCCTTCTTCAGCAGTGGATCCTTTGCCTTCTACTCCTCCTGACACTACCCCGAAGGACACCAACTCCCCTTCTTCAGCAGTGGATCCTTTGCCTTCTACTCCTCCTGACACTACCCCGAAGGAGACCAACTCCCCTTCTTCAGCAGTGGATCCCTTGCCTTCTACTCCTCCTGTCACTCCCCCGAAGGACACCAACTCCCCTTCTTCAGCAGTGGATCACTTGCCTTCTACTCCTCCTGACACTACCCCGAAGGAGACCAACTCCCCTTCTTCAGCAGTGGATCCCTTGCCTTCTACTCCTCCTGACACTACCCCGAAGGACACCAACTCCCCTTCTTCAGCAGTGGATCCCTTGCCTTCTACTCCTCCTGACACTACCCCGAAGGACACCAACTCCCCTTCTTCAGCAGTGGATCCTTTGCCTTCTACTCCTCCTGACACTACCCCGAAGGACACCAACTCCCCTTCTTCAGCAGTGGATCCTTTGCCTTCTACTCCTCCTGACACTACCCCGAAGGAGACCAACTCCCCTTCTTCAGCAGTGGATCCCTTGCCTTCTACTCCTCCTGTCACTCCCCCGAAGGACACCAACTCCCCTTCTTCAGCAGTGGATCCCTTGCCTTCTACTCCTCCTGACACTACCCCGAAGGACACCAACTCCCCTTCTTCAGCAGTGGATCCTTTGCCTTCTACTCCTCCTGACACTACCCCGAAGGACACCAACTCCCCTTCTTCAGCAGTGGATCCCTTGCCTTCTACTCCTCCTGACACTACCCCGAAGAAGACCAACTCCCATTCCTCCCTAGTGGatcttttctcttctactcctcctgaCACTCCCCCGAAGGACACCAACTCCCCTTCCATATCAAAAAggtccacttcttccttctccaaacgttcctcttctttatcgttGTTATCATcatccaccacaacaaccacacctCTTACAGACCCCACGACCACGACCACACCCACTGCAACCTCCCGTACAACCACTACATCCACTACACCCACTGAAACCTCCCGTACAACCACTACATCCACAACACCCACTGAAAACTGTACAATCATTAAAACTTCCTGTACCAACCATACAACCACTGAAACCTTCTATATAACCCCTGAAACCTCCTATATAACCCCTGAAACCTCCTATAGAACCCCTGAAACCTCCTACAGAACCCCTGAAACCTCCTATAGAACCCCTGAACCCTCCAATACAACCCCTGAAACCTCCAATACAACCCTTGAAACCTCCAATACAACCCCTGAAACCTTCAATATAACCCCTGAAACCTTCAATATAACCACTGAAACCTGCAAAACCATTAAAAACTGCTGTACAACCACTCAACCTTCCAATACAACTACTCAACCCTCTGATACAACCACAAAGCCCTCTGATACAACCACAAAGCCCTTTGATACAACCACTCAACCCTCCGATACAACCACAAAGCCCTCTGATACAACCATTCAACCTTCCAATACAACCACTCAACCCTCCAATACAACCACTCAACCCTCCAATACAACCACTCAACCCTCTGATACAACCACTAAGCCCTCTGATACAACCACTAAGCCCTCTGATACAACCAATGAAACCTGTACAGTCACTGAAATCTGCACAACCATTAAAACCTGTACAACCAATGGAACCTGTACAACCAATGGAACCTCTTGTATAACCACTGAACCCTCCAGAACAACCACTGAACCCTCCAAAACAACCACTGAAACTTCCGACTCAACCACTGAATCCTCCGAAACAACCACTGAAACCTCCGATTCAACCACAACAACCCCCACTACAACCAGTACATCCCATATTCCTTCCACTGCAAGCACTACCACagctcctcccctcaccttccccccccccactccaGCTTCAACAGCCACCG AGACCGCTCTTTGGATCGTGACGGCATTTGTTTTCCTGATCGGCGTTGTGATCGTGGTAGGAGCCTACCTCTACTACAGCCGCAAGTACAGGCCCAT AGGTCGTGCCGAATCCTTTGAGCTGCCGCTGGTGGTGCCGGCGCCGCCCGACGTCAGCGTGGAGCGGCGCATCCTGCTCTCAGACCTCACCGACACCGTGCAGAAGCTCTTCGCTCAAG GTCACATTGGCATGACAAGGGAATACGCTGAGCTCAAGTCAATATCCTCGGCAAAGTCAACCTCTATCTCCATGCTGCCTGATAACAAGTACAAGAACCGCTACTTCAACATCCTTCCGT ATGACGAGAGCCGCGTGGTGTTGAAGGAGTACCCACGAGTCCCCGGCAGCGACTTCATCAACGCCAACTACATCCAC GGATACTCGGTGGCCCGTGAATACATCGCCTGCCAAGGGCCGCTGGGACACACGGTGGACGATTTCTGGCGCATGGTGTGGGAGAAGAACGTCCATGTCATCGTCATGGTCACCCAGTGCATCGAGGGACAAAAG GAAAAGTGCAGCCAGTACTGGCCAGACCCCGACCAGTCCTACACCGCCAGGTACGGATCGCTGAGTGTCAAAAATATGGAGGAGCAGAAGCACCGCACGGGAGGCTTCCTGCACCGCAAGCTGCACCTCTCCAAG GGCATGCAGAAACACAAGTCCCGTTTGGTCCACCACTTCCATTTTACGTCCTGGCCGGACATGGGCTGCCCCGCCACGCCAGACCAGCTGATCAACTTCGTTAAAATCGTCAAGACCACTACGCCCAAGAACTGCTCTCACGTGGCGGTGCACTGCAG CGCCGGTGTGGGACGAACGGGAACCTTCATCGCCCTCAACAACCTGATGGAAGAGCTTCATGACCAAACCAGTATTGATATCTTCCACGCCGTGTACAGGATGAGGCTGAACCGAACGAATATGGTGCAAACAGAG GCCCAGTACGCCTTCCTCTACAAGTGTGTGCTCAAGTACTACCTGGATGAGTCAG
- the LOC126988737 gene encoding mucin-2-like isoform X1, whose translation MDGVTPAWLLFLVTCCWQRADSFPSTTPYSLMDTNSPSSAVDPLPSTPPDTPPKDTNSPSSAVDPLPSTPPDTPPKDTNSPSSAVDPLPSTPPVTPPKDTNSPSSAVDPLPSTPPVTPPKDTNSPSSAVDPLPSTPPVTPPKDTNSPSSAVDPLPSTPPDTTPKDTNSPSSAVDPLPSTPPDTTPKETNSPSSAVDPLPSTPPDTTPKDTNSPSSAVDPLPSTPPDTTPKETNSPSSAVDPLPSTPPVTPPKDTNSPSSAVDHLPSTPPDTTPKETNSPSSAVDPLPSTPPDTTPKDTNSPSSAVDPLPSTPPDTTPKDTNSPSSAVDPLPSTPPDTTPKDTNSPSSAVDPLPSTPPDTTPKETNSPSSAVDPLPSTPPVTPPKDTNSPSSAVDPLPSTPPDTTPKDTNSPSSAVDPLPSTPPDTTPKDTNSPSSAVDPLPSTPPDTTPKKTNSHSSLVDLFSSTPPDTPPKDTNSPSISKRSTSSFSKRSSSLSLLSSSTTTTTPLTDPTTTTTPTATSRTTTTSTTPTETSRTTTTSTTPTENCTIIKTSCTNHTTTETFYITPETSYITPETSYRTPETSYRTPETSYRTPEPSNTTPETSNTTLETSNTTPETFNITPETFNITTETCKTIKNCCTTTQPSNTTTQPSDTTTKPSDTTTKPFDTTTQPSDTTTKPSDTTIQPSNTTTQPSNTTTQPSNTTTQPSDTTTKPSDTTTKPSDTTNETCTVTEICTTIKTCTTNGTCTTNGTSCITTEPSRTTTEPSKTTTETSDSTTESSETTTETSDSTTTTPTTTSTSHIPSTASTTTAPPLTFPPPTPASTATETALWIVTAFVFLIGVVIVVGAYLYYSRKYRPIYTLFRGRAESFELPLVVPAPPDVSVERRILLSDLTDTVQKLFAQGHIGMTREYAELKSISSAKSTSISMLPDNKYKNRYFNILPYDESRVVLKEYPRVPGSDFINANYIHGYSVAREYIACQGPLGHTVDDFWRMVWEKNVHVIVMVTQCIEGQKEKCSQYWPDPDQSYTARYGSLSVKNMEEQKHRTGGFLHRKLHLSKGMQKHKSRLVHHFHFTSWPDMGCPATPDQLINFVKIVKTTTPKNCSHVAVHCSAGVGRTGTFIALNNLMEELHDQTSIDIFHAVYRMRLNRTNMVQTEAQYAFLYKCVLKYYLDESGKSDSWPDIKRRLENKDNIPDVITGTLKEAVRIPEEDEEEEEEEEEEEEVEVLVNV comes from the exons ATGGACGGCGTGACCCCTGCCTGGTTGCTCTTCCTGGTGACCTGTTGCTGGCAGAGAGCGGACTCCTTCCCCTCTACTACTCCGTACTCCCTCATGGACACCAACTCCCCTTCTTCAGCAGTGGATCCCTTGCCTTCTACTCCTCCTGACACTCCCCCGAAGGACACCAACTCCCCTTCTTCAGCAGTGGATCCCTTGCCTTCTACTCCTCCTGACACTCCCCCGAAGGACACCAACTCCCCTTCTTCAGCAGTGGATCCCTTGCCTTCTACTCCTCCTGTCACTCCCCCGAAGGACACCAACTCCCCTTCTTCAGCAGTGGATCCCTTGCCTTCTACTCCTCCTGTCACTCCCCCGAAGGACACCAACTCCCCTTCTTCAGCAGTGGATCCCTTGCCTTCTACTCCTCCTGTCACTCCCCCGAAGGACACCAACTCCCCTTCTTCAGCAGTGGATCCCTTGCCTTCTACTCCTCCTGACACTACCCCGAAGGACACCAACTCCCCTTCTTCAGCAGTGGATCCTTTGCCTTCTACTCCTCCTGACACTACCCCGAAGGAGACCAACTCCCCTTCTTCAGCAGTGGATCCTTTGCCTTCTACTCCTCCTGACACTACCCCGAAGGACACCAACTCCCCTTCTTCAGCAGTGGATCCTTTGCCTTCTACTCCTCCTGACACTACCCCGAAGGAGACCAACTCCCCTTCTTCAGCAGTGGATCCCTTGCCTTCTACTCCTCCTGTCACTCCCCCGAAGGACACCAACTCCCCTTCTTCAGCAGTGGATCACTTGCCTTCTACTCCTCCTGACACTACCCCGAAGGAGACCAACTCCCCTTCTTCAGCAGTGGATCCCTTGCCTTCTACTCCTCCTGACACTACCCCGAAGGACACCAACTCCCCTTCTTCAGCAGTGGATCCCTTGCCTTCTACTCCTCCTGACACTACCCCGAAGGACACCAACTCCCCTTCTTCAGCAGTGGATCCTTTGCCTTCTACTCCTCCTGACACTACCCCGAAGGACACCAACTCCCCTTCTTCAGCAGTGGATCCTTTGCCTTCTACTCCTCCTGACACTACCCCGAAGGAGACCAACTCCCCTTCTTCAGCAGTGGATCCCTTGCCTTCTACTCCTCCTGTCACTCCCCCGAAGGACACCAACTCCCCTTCTTCAGCAGTGGATCCCTTGCCTTCTACTCCTCCTGACACTACCCCGAAGGACACCAACTCCCCTTCTTCAGCAGTGGATCCTTTGCCTTCTACTCCTCCTGACACTACCCCGAAGGACACCAACTCCCCTTCTTCAGCAGTGGATCCCTTGCCTTCTACTCCTCCTGACACTACCCCGAAGAAGACCAACTCCCATTCCTCCCTAGTGGatcttttctcttctactcctcctgaCACTCCCCCGAAGGACACCAACTCCCCTTCCATATCAAAAAggtccacttcttccttctccaaacgttcctcttctttatcgttGTTATCATcatccaccacaacaaccacacctCTTACAGACCCCACGACCACGACCACACCCACTGCAACCTCCCGTACAACCACTACATCCACTACACCCACTGAAACCTCCCGTACAACCACTACATCCACAACACCCACTGAAAACTGTACAATCATTAAAACTTCCTGTACCAACCATACAACCACTGAAACCTTCTATATAACCCCTGAAACCTCCTATATAACCCCTGAAACCTCCTATAGAACCCCTGAAACCTCCTACAGAACCCCTGAAACCTCCTATAGAACCCCTGAACCCTCCAATACAACCCCTGAAACCTCCAATACAACCCTTGAAACCTCCAATACAACCCCTGAAACCTTCAATATAACCCCTGAAACCTTCAATATAACCACTGAAACCTGCAAAACCATTAAAAACTGCTGTACAACCACTCAACCTTCCAATACAACTACTCAACCCTCTGATACAACCACAAAGCCCTCTGATACAACCACAAAGCCCTTTGATACAACCACTCAACCCTCCGATACAACCACAAAGCCCTCTGATACAACCATTCAACCTTCCAATACAACCACTCAACCCTCCAATACAACCACTCAACCCTCCAATACAACCACTCAACCCTCTGATACAACCACTAAGCCCTCTGATACAACCACTAAGCCCTCTGATACAACCAATGAAACCTGTACAGTCACTGAAATCTGCACAACCATTAAAACCTGTACAACCAATGGAACCTGTACAACCAATGGAACCTCTTGTATAACCACTGAACCCTCCAGAACAACCACTGAACCCTCCAAAACAACCACTGAAACTTCCGACTCAACCACTGAATCCTCCGAAACAACCACTGAAACCTCCGATTCAACCACAACAACCCCCACTACAACCAGTACATCCCATATTCCTTCCACTGCAAGCACTACCACagctcctcccctcaccttccccccccccactccaGCTTCAACAGCCACCG AGACCGCTCTTTGGATCGTGACGGCATTTGTTTTCCTGATCGGCGTTGTGATCGTGGTAGGAGCCTACCTCTACTACAGCCGCAAGTACAGGCCCAT CTATACACTATTCAGAGGTCGTGCCGAATCCTTTGAGCTGCCGCTGGTGGTGCCGGCGCCGCCCGACGTCAGCGTGGAGCGGCGCATCCTGCTCTCAGACCTCACCGACACCGTGCAGAAGCTCTTCGCTCAAG GTCACATTGGCATGACAAGGGAATACGCTGAGCTCAAGTCAATATCCTCGGCAAAGTCAACCTCTATCTCCATGCTGCCTGATAACAAGTACAAGAACCGCTACTTCAACATCCTTCCGT ATGACGAGAGCCGCGTGGTGTTGAAGGAGTACCCACGAGTCCCCGGCAGCGACTTCATCAACGCCAACTACATCCAC GGATACTCGGTGGCCCGTGAATACATCGCCTGCCAAGGGCCGCTGGGACACACGGTGGACGATTTCTGGCGCATGGTGTGGGAGAAGAACGTCCATGTCATCGTCATGGTCACCCAGTGCATCGAGGGACAAAAG GAAAAGTGCAGCCAGTACTGGCCAGACCCCGACCAGTCCTACACCGCCAGGTACGGATCGCTGAGTGTCAAAAATATGGAGGAGCAGAAGCACCGCACGGGAGGCTTCCTGCACCGCAAGCTGCACCTCTCCAAG GGCATGCAGAAACACAAGTCCCGTTTGGTCCACCACTTCCATTTTACGTCCTGGCCGGACATGGGCTGCCCCGCCACGCCAGACCAGCTGATCAACTTCGTTAAAATCGTCAAGACCACTACGCCCAAGAACTGCTCTCACGTGGCGGTGCACTGCAG CGCCGGTGTGGGACGAACGGGAACCTTCATCGCCCTCAACAACCTGATGGAAGAGCTTCATGACCAAACCAGTATTGATATCTTCCACGCCGTGTACAGGATGAGGCTGAACCGAACGAATATGGTGCAAACAGAG GCCCAGTACGCCTTCCTCTACAAGTGTGTGCTCAAGTACTACCTGGATGAGTCAG